The following is a genomic window from Solanum lycopersicum chromosome 6, SLM_r2.1.
GTtgaaagtaaataaagaagCTAAAGGGCAAGATAATATATATCACTTATGCTGATAATTAACTTTAGTCATGCTACCATGATTTGGTGTTTCTGTTAAAAGGAACTTGAACTATATGGCTTACATGACTCCTCCTTGTTCATGAATCCTTCCCTATTGAAAATCCTGTTACTGtgcttttttgttttatttatcaGATGCTGAATTGTTCCTTTATCTTGTTTTTTCTGAATGCAGGGTAATCATGTTTTTGAAGTTCCAGATGGTTACAAAATGAAGATAACAACTGGAGATTCAGGTTTCTAGAATATTTAATATATGCTTGTTTTACTTTTGCATTATTTTGTTAGATACATCTTACGGAGgcatttcatatttattaatgtTGGCATTAAAATTTGTCATGCTATTGTACAAAAATCACTTTAATAACTAACCATGTTTAACCAATTTTCTACTTATCactttttaaataatcaaaaaccGTTTTGgataaaccaaaccaaaccaaaccagcATTTTAATACAGGTTTTAGGTATTGGCGCTTCTAGACACTTAAAAGTAATTTGGACATTATTGTCAATAGAGTTATTCTTTGCGTCTTTTCGCATAAGCATCTTAGTGAGGTATTTGTTAGACTATTAGAAAAGGTGTTGCACTGGTGAAAGCTGACAAGAGTATGTATGTACCTGCATTTATAACCGTACATGAACCAAAACTTTTCTAACATAGTAGTAGTAATTACATTGTATATACAGATACTAGTATATGTACATTCTCAAGCACAAAAATATGGGGTAAATAAATGTACCTAGGTTCTATGAGGCCTGAAATCAGTAATTGATGCAGGCACATGTGGGGTAAATAGAGTTAAGTCTTGAGAGGGATTGAGAAAGGCACCTTGAATAAATGCAAGTCTCCTGGGGCCGTATGCTTCAGTTGGAAAATGATCTTAGTGATTTATATTTAGTCCACTTCCCAGAAAATTTTCTGACTTCCAATTATGGTCTGTTCTTGGGTTCATTCAATGTTTAAAtgttaatgataaaaaatatcatttttcttaTAGAAATCTTCTGTTCACACATTTTTGTGTACATACCTGTATATATGTAATTACTGCTTCTCTGTTGGTAAAGTTTGAGACCGACTGGCTTAAATTTAGTGTCCATTTTTTAGGTGGAAAATACCGAGTTTTATATACTAATTGCGTTCCTGTTGTTCAGGGTTAGCTGTTGAACTTAAACCTATTGAGAATAAGTTGATGGAGTCTGGAAGCTGGTTTTGGAACTACAAGATAATGGGGAACCATGTTCAGTTGGAATTGGTGGAGTTATAGGAGGATTGACAGATACCTACCCACTTTTGTGAATCATGATTCACAACTGGGGCTTGTAACTGGTTCAGGCTTGGTTGAACAAAAGTTGAACCACTCGACTCTGCATCAGTTTTATGATAATGAGTCTTAATGCCATATAATAACAAAGTGATTGAGGCTGTTTGTAATTTAGTTGTAAATCATGTGCAAGCACAACTTTACAAACCTCAATACCACagttgtatatttttctttcctttttaaccCCTGTATAAATGTGAATAATTGAGTTCCCCTCCAGGTTTCCTGGTCATTGTTATATACTTCTTGATTTCTGTAACAAGATCGATTCTATGAAAGATATATGCTCGTGACCTATCTATGTTGAGTTTTATGTTTCTAGGTTGATGGGAGTTGGGTATAACCTCTTCTCTTTGGACTGAAGTTGCAGTGCTATCTTTCGAGGAAAAAGAGAGCAAGGCAACTAAAATGTGAACAAATTACAGATTTTTCTTTCCACTACAAAGGTCTAATTAGTGTGTGAAATGTGAACAACGCTGTTTCTACCGGGAGTTGAAGTTGGGAGAGAAGCATTTTACTCGCTATTATTATCATGATTGCCTTTCTGGTTACTAATGCTAAGCAATAAGGTGTCATCATTGGCAGAGGACCATGAAATGCAATTATATCTTGAGCTGTTTGATCAAAAGTTCTATTGTCTAATCTCCATTTAATTTGCACTTTGGCAGTGCTTTTGCCCACCTGCCCCCttgatcttttcttttcttcttttaataGTCATATCAGAAGGTTTTTGATGTAGCAAAAGCTGAAACTGTATAGTGACTCATAATAATTTGCATTTCAATgttgctttaatgaaaaaatggtTTTACAACTTGATTGGATGTTATCAGGTTGAAGGTGAATGGGATAAAGGTTCTAACAATAAACTACGGTGAAAAGTATTTTCATCTATTTACGTTCTTGTTAacacattattcatttttctAATCTGTCAGGCTTACTGAGATTGAAAGCAGCATCTATTAAGTAGTCTTAGGAGAGCATCAGCCTTTCTTCGAGCTCTCAGAGAGCCATCAGCAGACAAGCTCTGGAGAGAAGGAATACTTCTTGGATTCATCAGTAATCTTCCTACTATCTCCTCTCCAGTATCCTTGCAGAGTCCTAGCAGAAGTGTTATCGAATGATCCTTCCCTTTTGAAGATCCAAATCTCAATAGATCAACAAGAAGAGGCACCAAGATTCTACTCTTTCTTAGTGCTTGTAGCCCTTCATTGCAGCCCAAGATGAGGGAAAGAACTGCCAAGGAATCATCAGTTATACCAGCCTTATCGTCCATGAGAAGATCAATGAGTAGGGGAACAGCTCCAGCAAGCACTATACATTGCCTATTGGCACCATAGACTGCAAGATTAAAGAGTGCTATGGCGGCATCCCTTTTCCCTGCTGTAGTTCCGTCTTTTAGAAGTCCAACTAAAGCTGGAATGGCTTTGGGACGTGCCCCAATGATTACCTTGTATTCATCTATTACAGACAAGCTGAAGATTGCTGCTGCTGCATTTCCTCTTGCTTCCATTGTTTGCCCAGATTGGAGAACTCTAATTAAGCTGTCGATAGCACCAGCAGACATAATCAGGATCTTGTTATTCTCATGTATTGAGAGATTGAGTAAGGCTGTGACTGCATTCTCCTGGATTCTTGGATCGCGGGAATCTAGCAGAGTCGTCAGAAATGGAATTGCTCCAGACTCAGCTATGATCCTGCGATTGTCCATGCCAGATTTCGCGAGCAATCTTAGCTCATATGCTGCCTTTCTCTGTATATCTGGAGACCCTGTTGCCAGTTTCCCAACTAAAAACTCTGCTGTCATTTTGACTGCGTCCATGGAAGCTTTAGTTGCAGAAATGTAGTCAATGGCCTTgtcatatttcataattttactgGTGCTACTCTCTGAATCTGAAGGAGTTGATTTGGGTTCTGTTATTGTGATGTTGTTGTCTTGGCACCATTGTTGTATTAGACTTTTCAATGCATAGTTGGGAATTAGAGCCATATGTATGAGCTTCTGCCCACTTCTTGGACATGTGTGGTGCCCTGAATTTATCCACTGAGCAATTGAATTTCGATCATAAGTATGACCTGATGCTACTATCACGGGATCCCTTATCAAGTCAAGTGAAATTGGGCAGCGTAATTCATCAGGGACATCGGAAACCAGTGAATAACACGACGAGGATTGATCAGGAAGAACATTTATCGATGTTGTCTGCTTCAAATTTTGGCTATTCATGAGGTACTCTTCTTCTAAAATTGCAGTTTTTGACAAGGACATCAAGGATATTAGGCTGTTGATATTTGAGACGGCAATAAGACCACCTGTGCCTGCCTGTTTCTCGGCTTGTGTCTTTAATTTTGCGATCTCTTCCTCATAGTCCAATGAACTTCTCAAACCAATGCTATTGAGACTCTGTTTCACCGTCTCAAAGTCAATGAGGCCTTTGTTCTTGCTTTTCCTATCACAGTTAGTAGCCATCAAGTGTAGAATCTCTTTCCTTTTCTGAATGTCTCGGGGATCAATGAACAAATCAGCCCTTTTCGCCTGCTTGTGAAGTAGCTCTACTTGCTCCTTGGTGTCAACAGTCACATTAAGCATCCTCAGAGGTAAAATGTCAAGTGCGTTGTCCATCTCCTTGATGAGTGCATGAAATTGGTTGGAAATCAACTCTGTTTGCATGAGGTTCCACAAAGAGCTTCCCTCTTTGCAACTTTCTATAAGCAGCTTTACCTTTTGTATGACACATGAAAGTTCAGCCAAGCAAAGGATGGAAGATGGTGGAAGTCGTGCTGCAGCGGATGATGTTTCTTGAATTTCTTCAAACAATGAAGTAAGAATCTTGATCCTTCTTACCATAGTTGAAATGTTTTTCATCTGTACAAATGAAAACTTTACCATTGAAAATACTTGGTTAGAGATGTGAATAAGTGCTTCCAGCATATTCCCAGTTGTGGGATATACTGAGGAGACTATGAGTTCATTCATGCTTGTACGCGTTGCTATTTCATGACTAGGTAATATTTAAGTTTGTTAGTTATAGAAACTTTCTTAAATTCTGCAAAGGGGAAAAAGGTCATGACTTCTTCTACTTGTAATCTTCTGTAGGTAACAGTTAGATGGCTAGTTGAAGGGGGATAGCAAAAGTCTTAAATTGCTGCCATTTGGAGGACATTTCTAGGTTGCAAACTTTATTATATGATTCCTATGGCTAATTTTATATTCCATTATATGTAAATGTCAAATGAAATAGAGGGACCCCTTAAATGCTTTCGTCTGCTGGTAGACTAACTTAACTTATTCAAACATCCCTTGGATTTATTTTATTCCATGGAGTATTGTCTTTTTCTAGCTGCCAAAACTGGATTTTTAGACTCTTCTGGTCATTTTGtgaaatttatctattttttctatTGGTGATTTATGATTAGTGGGGATGGATTCCATGATTTTCTAGGCAGTCCAATgagtttcaaaaaatataatttatttttagagtatATGTAAGATATGCATTGTGGGTGTTTTATATTTTggcatttcaatttttttctttttggatacattcaaggacgaatgttattTTAAGtgattcaaggacgaatgttattTTAAGTGAGGAAGaatgtaatatttttagttttttgaagggaaattattttgtatttaatcaaGATGAAAGgggaaaagaaaataagttttagaGGTCGTTTGGTGTTAAAGGAAAATACCAAATATTTCTACGGTTGAATTATGATTTCACTTAATTTGTTGTATTGTTGACAAATCTGAGAtaatttattctaaaattaataaataacatTGGATAAGTTATCCTTCCCTGATGGAATAATAATGCTGCGataaaataagtgaaattaCAAAAgtattcatttaaaatttttttatacttcactttaacatcCATGTATATTTGAATCCGGATTCTAAAGGTAAGAAATGTTCTTGtgaaaaatggagaaattaTCATATGTCTTGTTCACATGTCATTAAATTTTGTGAATATCGCGAAATCAAGCCAGaatcatatataattaaattctaCTGTACAAAATATTACAAACAAACATACACAAGATACTTACCCTAGTGGGTGATGAAATATACTCACCACGAACTCCTTTCAATTTAATTGCAAATACTAAATATTTGCGGACATGTAGTATGCAAGTAAGAAGTCTACTAAGAATGATATGGATATAGCTCCGACTCGCATGACCAGAAAATATAGTGATTGTAAGGAAACGGGTCACACAAAGACAAGACGTCCTActtgattttaaatatattgtctatatttttaagatgaatgtaatttttatgtctcgttattaatcatataatataggAAAAATTGGTTATAATAGAAAACtatcaattcaaattaaatgctataaattagtttgatttaattgtaccctATAACAAAGTGTTGCTATTTTGCCTCTCTCCTTGTGAATCTCGGTTGCCACTCTCGTTCTCTTCCTTGCCTCTCTTGCTTTTTCTACAaacataaatgtataaaatgtgattgtgtttgtataaagcgagagacaattgtatatatacatatattttcgttttcctctctcccctctcccaAATCTCTCTCGCCACTCTCCTAGATCTTGCTCGTTCACttgcctctctcactttatacaaaaatgaaaatgtgTAATATGTGTGTGTTTGCATAAAgggagagaaaattgtatatatacatacattattgttctcctctctcccctctctcaAATTTCGCTCACCACTCTCCGAGATCTCGCTCGCTCACTCGCATGTCTCACTTTATATAGATACAAATGTATAccttgtgtttgtgtttgtataaagagagagaaattgtatatataaataaaaaacgtATATATTTTCGTCTTACACGCTTATGATTATACAAAATATGATCCTCCCCTGcctaattttcttttgtctttctctctttttcgctttatacaaacacatattatTCAATTCAtctattgtatatgtataccaaAGCAATTATACAaatgctttcttttgtatatgtatagtaaaaactactttcttttgtatatgtatggcgaaatatacatatttgtgTTTGCTACGaagtgcaattatgcaaactatagttataacatacacacgattttgtgtttgctatatgtgaaagttgctctaTAATGTATCATTTTCAAATAACGTTGACATGAATTTAATCTGTCTTGTTGCATTTTAAATAGATTGATTAAATTGATCTTTCAAGTGagttaaaaagtaaaaagataatttaatattttgtaaatacacagtatttatattataattatagaaattatttgacctaaattaaaatgtaatGATTTGACCTAACTTAAAAAGTAATGATTTGACATAacttaaaggaaaaaaaacatcCTCCAAATGTTGAAAATAAAGAGGAGAATTTcactacacaaaaaaaaaaaaaaaaaaaacttgcaaATGTTGAAAATAAAGAGGAGAATCTCACtgcacaaaataataaatttcatactttgttgaaatttacatgaaataacaaattcaacacagataaaaatcttatttactGCATGAAACTCTTTAGCCTTTcgaataaaaatacataaaagttaCGTCTCTTCTGAGTTTTCTGAATTTTGTACATCTTCATTTTCACAATCATTCCAATATTTCTCATTTTGATAGTGATTGTTTCACATCTAGTTGATTTATGTAGTCTGGAAGTTCTTCGAGGTGaattttataattcaaaaattgaATGTTGTAAATTTTCAGCGTTAAATCTTGGATCATGGAACACGATTacctataatataattaatataatataattaaataaatatgcacatataattaataaaaaattataaaatttcaatgagAATTATCATATTTGCCTTTGAAAAATTCAACCTCTAGCCAAATGGAGAATTATGTATAGGCAATTCACACATATCATGTTGAATACCATATCGAAATCCGCTGAATTGCGCAAAATCAGATATCGAAACATGTGGAAttacaaaatcaattattttctgACTTAAAAAATTAGCATTAGTGTTAGAGGGCCCTGCAGAAAAATCAAATGTGGGATGATAAGACTTGGGAGTAGCCATCAATTGTGTGTTATTATCAATCAAATTATCTTCATCAATCAAATGATACTCCGGTTGATTTTGATCACGACCTTTACCTGCGGTCCTTCTACCTTGACGTGCATCATCTCTAAGTGTTGTTTGTCGTGATCGGTGAGATACTTGTACTGGTGGTTGTTCATCATGTTGAGTGGGAGGATTGTAATCAGGAGCAAAGCTCAATCGCGTTTCCTGGAAGACCGCATTTATTGACTCCATTGAAATACGAACGACTTCCTCCGCATATTGTCTCATTTCAATatattgattttcatcattttcaattATCCCAGCTCGACGATGCTGTATTTCATGACTCCTagactataataaataaaaaaatcttattattttttaaatatcgatataataatttaaattttcataatatacATACTAATGTCTCATGTCTTTCTGTCATGTGTTCATATCCTCTTTGTACAACATGTTGTGAATTTTTAATGAACATGCGAAAAATACCTCATCTACCTATGCAAGTAATTTGCTTAACCACTTATAAATGCAGATCGAAATATATAACTTTGACATTGTTCCCATACATATTGTATATAGTTAAACACATCTATATCCTCTTATTTTATAATAGATCGTTTATCACGCTTAAAATGATGTTCGAAAAAATAGATACACTGTCCAAAAATATGTTGTAGATAATCAAACTGTCTGACAACACGATCAATCATGTGCCACTCACGATAAATTCCATAAATGAGTGATACAAATGTCATCCAAACATATTGCATTGACCGACAACACTCAAACAATCCATTAATAACATCTTCTAAATAATGTTaccaaataaactataaaaaaatataagtgagataattattaaattttttttacaaaaaaataaaaataaatatgtacattaatatgttattttgaggacctaccaaatatCTTCGTCCATGTCATTATATTCACATGATTTTCTTAGATAGTGAAATCTAAGTGTGAatagttaaaaatttaaataaaatgggatacaaatatgaatagttaaaaatactaataattttaaatatcgaATCATCAATTAGATTTTTCAGTATATCCCTAATCACATCGATAAcagtttatattgtatttttattatttctacgTCGCATCCATTTACGTGCAAACGCAGTTGAAGCCTCAAGTTGTTTGGTCTTTAGAGATTTCAGTAATGATTGTAGGGGAATATAAGTTACCATGCCCAAGTCCAGAATAACTAAAATTAACATTTcttagaatataattaaatttagaagtgcatatttactaaaatataaaaataattaaaaatgtatacCTGCATAAAGAGTGAAATCCAAAATTTCATTTGATTGTTTCATTGATGCACAACATAagcaattataaaaatatgatattccTACTACTCCCCATGCTCGTATTGaaattacatttaaatttttcatgtcAATCAAAAGGTtcaaattaagtttattattagATATATCTGCAAATATTGATTCACCacataaccataataaatataatctaaacCTTTTTTACACGTCATGTTTAGCTCAATATGCtcaattaatttatatgttaaCAATCTCCTAACACTAGAAAAATAATCATTCTCAGGTAACCATCCCATTGATGCAAACATCATTTCTTGTCTACTCAAAACTCCTAAAGTATCAAAGccatttaaaattataggaCTACCATCTATAACCATTACAGACAAAATTTCTGCATCTTGTAAATATTGGTAGCCTCGCCAGTTCGAATGTGAAATATATGCGTTTCTGGACGCCACCTTTCAATTAAAGCAAAAACTAGTCCAGAGTCATACGACACACATCCTACATCAAGAATTCTTTTAAacctataatttttaaaatactgaCGAATGCGAggatgatattttatatgttgtcAAATTCAGCATCACCACGACGTGTATATAGgcaataattttcttttcttaagctACCGTTCCAAATTTCTTTAGAACGatgatgaacttgaatttttatatacatcataCTATATTGGATCATGATGTAGACGTACATATTTGACGGgtgtatatttatatacaaaatataaaaataaatgttaatgttaatgtaattatttaaagatGAATATATTCACAATACcatataaaagataaatattaagccttcaaatcaaaaataaaataaatccaaatttaccttaaaaaggaaaaacttttgaaaaagtTTGAAGAGAGTTGAAAATTATACTTTCTAAAGGAAAAGTTTAAAGAAAGATTTCAaccaatttataataaaatttcaatgaaaCATGTgaacttttctatttttaggCATCCATGTCagttgaaaaatttattttaatgtgaAAGTGAATGTTTGaacaattaaaaaacaaaagaaatttgaaaggAAATTTTGCTGCTTGTCAGtgaattaaaaagaaacaaaatttacaatttttaaaaaaacaaaatttgtagctatattttaaaaataaaaattactataatCGCTACCTTGACAacgatttttaaaataaaaaaaatccactAAAATTATTGCCAAGgcaaaaaaagaattttcacCGAAATTGCTGCCttaaaaaactaatattttcacctaaaattataaaaaatgctGCATTgcaattgttttttaaaaaagatcaATGAAAACCACTGTCATGACAGCGATTtctgaaaaagaaatattcGTTTTTACAGAAATGCTACCATAGctgtgattttattttttaaaataaaaatattcgcAAAAACGCTACACAGGtagttattttttgtaaaaaaaatgaaaaatatcgcTTCTAGATCAGCAATTTTGATCAGTTAAAGAATCAACGACGCGAAAACAAAATCGATACGTCAGTAGCAATTTTGCACTTTTGGTTAGAAAAATTTTTGATGtacccttttgaaatttttgttatttattttgccCTTGAGGCTTCGGACTACTCATGTATATTCACATTATTTTAATACAATgcataataaaattcataaccTTAATAACTTATTCTAATGacaatttttcatacttttctattaaaaaattcCACCATATATATCagttatgaatatatttttttgactaattcttatgtttatttatgttttgattttttcactAATGAACTAGATgctttaaattatatattcttttaatt
Proteins encoded in this region:
- the LOC101262818 gene encoding U-box domain-containing protein 1-like; its protein translation is MNELIVSSVYPTTGNMLEALIHISNQVFSMVKFSFVQMKNISTMVRRIKILTSLFEEIQETSSAAARLPPSSILCLAELSCVIQKVKLLIESCKEGSSLWNLMQTELISNQFHALIKEMDNALDILPLRMLNVTVDTKEQVELLHKQAKRADLFIDPRDIQKRKEILHLMATNCDRKSKNKGLIDFETVKQSLNSIGLRSSLDYEEEIAKLKTQAEKQAGTGGLIAVSNINSLISLMSLSKTAILEEEYLMNSQNLKQTTSINVLPDQSSSCYSLVSDVPDELRCPISLDLIRDPVIVASGHTYDRNSIAQWINSGHHTCPRSGQKLIHMALIPNYALKSLIQQWCQDNNITITEPKSTPSDSESSTSKIMKYDKAIDYISATKASMDAVKMTAEFLVGKLATGSPDIQRKAAYELRLLAKSGMDNRRIIAESGAIPFLTTLLDSRDPRIQENAVTALLNLSIHENNKILIMSAGAIDSLIRVLQSGQTMEARGNAAAAIFSLSVIDEYKVIIGARPKAIPALVGLLKDGTTAGKRDAAIALFNLAVYGANRQCIVLAGAVPLLIDLLMDDKAGITDDSLAVLSLILGCNEGLQALRKSRILVPLLVDLLRFGSSKGKDHSITLLLGLCKDTGEEIVGRLLMNPRSIPSLQSLSADGSLRARRKADALLRLLNRCCFQSQ